In one Agrobacterium tumefaciens genomic region, the following are encoded:
- the nagZ gene encoding beta-N-acetylhexosaminidase: protein MTDCKAMILGCSGLSLTADEIALYRDQQPWGFILFGRNIGEPQQITDLVAAMRDAVGRPDAPVLIDQEGGRVQRIKPPILQAYPNARILGEIYERDREQGLRAAWLMSRLHAFDLMKFGINVDCLPVLDVPVEGASNVIGNRAYGYSPTMVAEMGQAAADGLKAGGMLPVMKHMPGHGRGMVDSHHELPVVDVPLDELDAHDFVPFRALNRELMAMSAHLVFNAVDRERPATTSPKVIEEVIRGRIGFDGLLMSDDSSMNALKGTLGERAANIVAGGCDIVLHCNGVMGEMLQVVKEVPVLSGRSLERVRAVEAGFPVADASDEAELRAEFNAMWAVS, encoded by the coding sequence ATGACCGATTGCAAAGCTATGATCCTCGGATGCAGCGGACTTTCGCTGACCGCCGACGAGATTGCCCTTTACCGTGACCAGCAGCCGTGGGGCTTCATTCTGTTCGGGCGCAATATCGGCGAGCCGCAGCAGATCACCGATCTCGTCGCCGCCATGCGCGATGCCGTCGGGCGGCCGGACGCGCCGGTTCTGATCGATCAGGAAGGCGGGCGCGTACAGCGCATCAAGCCGCCGATCCTGCAGGCCTATCCGAATGCCCGCATTCTCGGTGAAATCTACGAGCGTGATCGTGAACAGGGTCTGCGCGCCGCCTGGCTGATGTCGCGCCTGCATGCCTTCGACCTCATGAAATTCGGCATCAATGTCGACTGCCTGCCGGTGCTCGATGTGCCGGTGGAAGGCGCCAGCAACGTCATTGGCAACCGCGCCTATGGCTACTCGCCGACCATGGTGGCCGAGATGGGGCAGGCGGCGGCCGACGGGCTGAAGGCGGGCGGCATGCTGCCTGTCATGAAGCATATGCCGGGCCATGGCCGTGGCATGGTGGATTCGCACCATGAACTGCCTGTTGTCGATGTGCCGCTCGATGAGCTGGACGCCCATGATTTCGTACCGTTCCGGGCGCTGAACCGTGAATTGATGGCGATGAGCGCGCATCTGGTCTTCAACGCTGTCGACCGCGAGAGACCGGCAACGACCTCGCCGAAGGTGATCGAGGAGGTCATTCGCGGCCGCATCGGCTTTGACGGGTTGCTGATGTCCGACGACAGTTCCATGAATGCGCTGAAGGGTACGCTTGGCGAGCGGGCTGCGAATATTGTTGCTGGTGGCTGCGATATAGTCTTGCATTGCAACGGCGTGATGGGTGAAATGCTTCAGGTCGTGAAGGAGGTTCCCGTTCTTTCCGGCCGTTCGCTGGAGCGGGTGCGGGCCGTGGAAGCGGGTTTCCCCGTTGCGGACGCTTCCGACGAAGCGGAACTGAGAGCCGAATTCAACGCCATGTGGGCCGTTTCCTGA